In Chthoniobacterales bacterium, one DNA window encodes the following:
- the bla gene encoding class A beta-lactamase gives MRLLTFLFLLLSSCLSLPAADEKRFEQSLIELEEKSASRLGVAVLDTETGQVFSHRGDERFAMASTFKVVLVAAVLARVDAGQENLSRKITYGSSDLLSYAPVTGKHIAKGEMSVADLCQAAVEWSDNTAANLLLATIDGPAGLTKYLRSIGDQATRLDRNEPTLNTNLPDDERDTTTPVAMAQTLAKLLTSDILSAQSRQHLTDWMVGCQTGAKKLRAGLNPTWKVGDKTGSGENGASNDIAIVWIPGRKPLVIAAYSSGSQASGDEKDAVIAEIGKIISAEFR, from the coding sequence ATGCGGCTTTTGACCTTCCTATTTCTTCTCTTATCGAGCTGTCTGTCGTTGCCAGCGGCGGATGAGAAGCGCTTTGAACAGAGTCTGATCGAACTCGAAGAAAAGAGCGCGAGCCGGCTCGGAGTGGCGGTGCTGGATACGGAAACGGGCCAAGTTTTTAGCCATCGAGGTGATGAGCGTTTTGCCATGGCCAGCACGTTCAAAGTGGTGCTTGTGGCTGCGGTGCTGGCCAGGGTCGATGCGGGTCAGGAGAATCTGTCGCGGAAGATCACTTACGGTTCTTCCGACCTTCTTTCCTACGCGCCTGTGACGGGCAAACACATCGCGAAAGGCGAAATGTCGGTGGCCGATCTTTGCCAGGCAGCAGTCGAGTGGAGCGATAACACGGCGGCCAATCTGCTCCTCGCCACGATCGACGGCCCGGCGGGACTGACGAAATATCTGCGCTCGATTGGTGACCAAGCGACGCGGCTGGATCGCAACGAGCCGACGCTCAACACGAATCTGCCCGACGACGAGCGCGACACCACTACTCCGGTCGCCATGGCGCAGACGCTGGCGAAACTGCTTACCAGTGACATTCTTTCCGCCCAATCCCGCCAGCATCTCACCGATTGGATGGTGGGTTGCCAGACTGGAGCCAAGAAGTTGCGTGCCGGGCTCAATCCGACTTGGAAAGTGGGTGACAAGACGGGTTCCGGCGAAAATGGGGCTTCCAATGACATTGCCATCGTCTGGATTCCGGGTCGGAAACCCCTTGTGATCGCCGCCTATTCCTCCGGCTCCCAAGCCAGCGGCGATGAAAAAGACGCCGTGATCGCAGAGATCGGGAAAATCATTTCCGCTGAATTTCGTTAG
- the rsmH gene encoding 16S rRNA (cytosine(1402)-N(4))-methyltransferase RsmH, whose product MPDLPHKRRVRYSGKNPRRFEEKYKEHRGDAETLAKVLESGKTPAGAHRPILVDEILEVLQPQPGKKFVDATLGFGGHASAILPRLQPGGVLLGLDLDPIEQPKTEARLRALGFDESSLIIRQSNYAGLAKITGELGWNGVDGVLADLGLSSMQIDDPQRGFSVKFDGPLDMRMNPGRGLSASQWLEKIDTAKLADALRENADEPHAESIASRLAGRKFETTLQLRSEIAAAAKAAELDATVRRVFQAIRIAVNEEFSALDTFLRNLPFVLNPGARVAILTFHSGEDRRVKHALKAGLADGSYSEICRTVIRASPQEQHANPRSTSAKLRWAIRG is encoded by the coding sequence ATGCCAGATTTACCCCATAAACGCCGCGTGCGATACAGCGGAAAAAATCCGCGCCGTTTCGAGGAAAAATACAAGGAGCACCGTGGCGACGCCGAGACGCTGGCCAAGGTTTTGGAGTCGGGCAAGACGCCCGCCGGAGCGCACCGCCCGATCCTGGTGGATGAAATTCTGGAGGTGTTGCAGCCGCAGCCGGGGAAGAAATTTGTCGATGCGACCCTGGGTTTTGGTGGTCATGCGAGTGCGATTTTGCCGCGTCTGCAGCCGGGTGGCGTGTTGCTCGGGCTCGACCTCGATCCAATCGAGCAACCGAAGACGGAGGCGCGCTTGCGGGCATTGGGTTTCGACGAATCCAGCTTGATTATCCGCCAGAGCAACTACGCTGGGCTGGCGAAAATTACAGGCGAGTTAGGGTGGAATGGCGTCGATGGTGTGCTGGCCGATTTGGGTTTGTCTTCGATGCAAATCGACGATCCGCAGCGGGGGTTTTCCGTGAAATTCGACGGTCCGCTCGACATGCGGATGAATCCGGGCCGCGGACTTTCCGCGTCGCAATGGCTGGAGAAAATCGACACCGCCAAACTGGCCGATGCGCTCCGCGAGAACGCCGACGAACCTCACGCAGAGTCGATTGCGAGCCGACTCGCCGGTCGGAAATTCGAGACCACACTGCAACTCCGCTCCGAGATCGCCGCTGCCGCCAAGGCCGCCGAGTTGGATGCGACTGTGCGCCGGGTTTTTCAAGCGATCCGGATCGCGGTGAATGAGGAATTTTCCGCGCTCGACACGTTTTTGCGGAACCTCCCGTTTGTCCTCAACCCCGGCGCGCGGGTGGCGATTCTCACCTTTCATTCCGGCGAAGATCGTCGGGTGAAACACGCCTTGAAAGCCGGTCTGGCCGACGGGAGTTACAGTGAAATCTGCCGCACCGTCATCCGCGCCAGCCCACAGGAGCAGCACGCGAATCCCCGCTCCACCTCCGCCAAACTCCGCTGGGCGATTCGCGGTTGA
- a CDS encoding NAD(P)/FAD-dependent oxidoreductase, translating to MSTSRKIIVIGGGAAGFFGAIAAAENGASVTLLERGSHFLSKVRISGGGRCNVTHACFDPRELSTRYPRGGRALIGPFNRFQSRDTMEWFESRGAALKIENDGRVFPVSDSSQTIIDTLMNAAQNAGVVCRLHGDVTRLKKNAGEFHATLANGEILVADRVLLAAGGTRAASVGKLAAELGHTLASAIPSLFTFEIHVPWLRDIPGVVAEVEASIPAVGLRERGPMLVTHWGGSGPSILRLSAWGARGLAELDYQFPLFINWLGGASREDISNRLTSLREKHPAKQVTGLPPAPLPARLWEKLTSLAEVAPGTTWNRLPRAQTQKLIELLHRTELPVTGKSLNKDEFVTCGGVVLPEVDFRTMESRVCPGLHLAGEILDIDGITGGYNFQAAWTTGHIAGTALAATS from the coding sequence ATGTCCACCTCACGCAAAATCATCGTCATCGGCGGGGGAGCCGCGGGTTTTTTCGGAGCCATTGCGGCGGCAGAAAATGGCGCATCGGTCACGTTGCTGGAGCGCGGTTCGCACTTTCTCTCGAAGGTGCGCATCTCGGGCGGCGGACGTTGCAATGTGACTCATGCCTGCTTCGATCCGCGCGAACTTTCGACGCGTTATCCGCGCGGTGGACGGGCGCTGATCGGGCCATTTAATCGTTTCCAATCGCGCGACACGATGGAGTGGTTTGAAAGCCGGGGCGCGGCGTTGAAGATCGAGAACGATGGACGCGTTTTCCCCGTCAGCGACTCCTCGCAAACGATCATCGACACGCTGATGAATGCCGCGCAAAACGCCGGAGTCGTCTGCCGCCTGCATGGCGATGTGACTCGACTGAAAAAAAACGCGGGCGAGTTCCATGCGACTCTGGCGAATGGCGAAATTTTAGTTGCCGACAGAGTTTTGCTGGCAGCCGGAGGAACGCGAGCCGCCAGTGTGGGAAAACTGGCAGCGGAGTTAGGTCACACTCTGGCCTCGGCGATCCCGTCGCTGTTCACCTTTGAAATTCACGTCCCGTGGTTGCGCGATATTCCGGGCGTGGTTGCGGAAGTCGAGGCCAGCATTCCGGCTGTCGGATTGCGCGAACGCGGGCCGATGTTAGTCACGCACTGGGGCGGCAGCGGACCGTCGATTTTGCGGTTGTCGGCCTGGGGTGCCCGCGGTTTGGCGGAGCTGGATTATCAGTTTCCGTTGTTCATCAACTGGCTCGGCGGCGCGAGTCGCGAGGATATTTCCAATCGACTAACATCGTTACGCGAGAAACATCCGGCCAAGCAAGTAACCGGACTTCCGCCCGCGCCTTTGCCTGCCCGGCTTTGGGAAAAACTAACCTCGCTGGCAGAGGTCGCGCCGGGGACGACTTGGAATCGACTCCCGCGTGCGCAGACGCAGAAACTGATCGAACTGCTCCATCGCACCGAACTGCCGGTGACGGGCAAAAGCCTAAACAAGGACGAATTCGTCACGTGCGGCGGCGTGGTTTTGCCCGAGGTGGATTTCCGCACGATGGAGAGCCGCGTGTGTCCCGGACTCCACTTGGCCGGGGAAATCCTCGACATCGACGGCATCACCGGCGGTTACAATTTTCAGGCGGCCTGGACGACCGGCCATATCGCTGGAACCGCGCTGGCGGCGACGAGTTAG
- a CDS encoding glycoside hydrolase family 43 protein → MKRLLLLLVLAVSSTAARAAEGGFLFVTFKGEASPMTEQIYFGTSSDGLQWEQTNGGEPVLVSQLGEKGVRDPFIMRSADGKKFFILATDLSINLHRDWTRATQKGSRSLVIWESNDLVHWSEPRLVPVAPGDAGCTWAPEAVYDPETKDYLVFWASKTGSDHFAKHRIWAARTTDFITFGKPFIYIEKESDIIDTTIVRENGQYYRFSKDEKSKAIIAETSTKVMGPWTEQSSFSLGTLRGYEGPTCFVMKPAAQPGQPATWCLLLDYYSRGQGYQPYVTKDLKAGQFTALTEAHFPYKFRHGSVLPISAAEMQRVKAAYPNTAPKAP, encoded by the coding sequence ATGAAAAGACTCCTGCTCCTCCTCGTTCTCGCTGTCTCCAGCACTGCCGCACGTGCCGCCGAAGGCGGGTTTCTCTTCGTCACTTTCAAAGGCGAGGCCAGCCCCATGACCGAACAAATCTATTTCGGCACCAGTTCGGACGGACTCCAATGGGAGCAGACCAACGGCGGCGAGCCCGTGCTGGTCAGCCAGCTTGGCGAAAAAGGCGTGCGTGATCCCTTCATTATGCGGTCCGCCGACGGGAAAAAATTCTTCATTCTCGCTACCGACCTCTCGATTAACCTCCATCGCGATTGGACTCGCGCCACCCAGAAAGGCAGCCGGTCGCTCGTCATTTGGGAATCCAACGACCTCGTGCATTGGTCCGAGCCGCGCCTCGTGCCGGTCGCTCCCGGGGACGCCGGCTGCACCTGGGCACCCGAGGCGGTTTATGATCCAGAAACGAAGGATTACCTCGTCTTCTGGGCGTCGAAAACTGGCAGCGACCACTTCGCCAAGCACCGCATCTGGGCGGCGCGCACCACGGATTTCATCACCTTCGGCAAGCCCTTCATCTACATCGAAAAAGAGAGCGACATCATCGACACCACCATCGTCCGCGAAAACGGCCAGTATTATCGTTTCTCCAAGGACGAAAAATCCAAGGCCATCATCGCCGAGACCAGCACCAAAGTCATGGGACCGTGGACTGAGCAATCGTCATTCTCACTTGGCACTTTGCGCGGTTACGAAGGCCCCACTTGCTTCGTGATGAAGCCCGCCGCTCAACCTGGCCAGCCCGCGACATGGTGCCTGCTCCTCGATTATTACAGCCGCGGCCAGGGCTATCAGCCCTACGTCACGAAGGACTTGAAGGCCGGTCAGTTCACCGCGCTGACGGAGGCCCATTTCCCCTACAAATTTCGCCACGGCTCGGTCCTGCCGATCAGCGCCGCGGAGATGCAGCGTGTAAAAGCCGCCTACCCCAACACCGCGCCGAAAGCTCCCTAA
- a CDS encoding lysophospholipid acyltransferase family protein yields the protein MALVPKLSRVALLSLADFAGDLVFGLDHRGRKVALENLTAAFGDRYLPGERERIARLSFRNLARTFLDLFWVRNLSAENFRELIDVRGFDSFLAQGKPGQGCLFYGGHLGNFEWLPPTLCLLGLPPLAIAQDIKNPEITPFFVAARSSFGSQLIPQERAVLRMLKALKRGKTCGFLVDLTLKLDQPGHLVEAFGMKKYVTGVHVTLSQMAEARLVPLLFLPIENGRYEFRFLEETRPDPSASEQQTTQRCWDVLEAGIRERPECWLWNYKHWRYRPEGVENYPSYARPGKKIQKLIDQSARLS from the coding sequence GTGGCGTTGGTCCCAAAACTGAGCCGGGTCGCATTGTTATCACTGGCCGATTTCGCGGGCGATCTCGTCTTCGGTCTCGATCATCGCGGACGCAAAGTCGCCTTGGAAAATCTTACCGCCGCCTTCGGGGATCGCTATCTGCCGGGTGAACGCGAGCGCATCGCGCGGCTCTCCTTTCGCAATCTGGCGCGGACCTTTCTCGATCTTTTCTGGGTGCGAAATCTCAGCGCGGAAAACTTTCGGGAACTGATCGATGTGCGCGGGTTCGATTCCTTTTTGGCGCAGGGAAAACCCGGCCAGGGCTGTCTTTTCTACGGCGGCCACCTGGGAAATTTCGAGTGGCTGCCGCCGACGCTTTGCCTGCTCGGGTTGCCGCCGCTGGCCATCGCGCAAGACATCAAGAACCCGGAGATCACCCCGTTTTTCGTGGCGGCTCGCTCTTCATTTGGGTCGCAATTGATTCCCCAGGAACGCGCGGTTCTGCGGATGTTGAAGGCTCTCAAGCGCGGCAAGACCTGCGGCTTCCTCGTCGATCTCACGCTCAAACTCGACCAGCCCGGACACCTCGTCGAAGCCTTTGGGATGAAGAAATACGTCACCGGCGTCCATGTGACTTTGAGTCAAATGGCGGAGGCGCGTCTCGTTCCGCTGCTCTTTTTGCCCATCGAAAATGGCCGCTACGAATTCCGTTTTCTGGAGGAAACGCGCCCTGATCCGTCGGCTTCCGAGCAACAAACCACCCAGCGCTGCTGGGACGTTTTGGAAGCCGGCATCCGCGAGCGCCCCGAGTGCTGGCTCTGGAATTACAAGCACTGGCGCTATCGCCCCGAAGGCGTGGAAAATTATCCTTCCTACGCGCGGCCCGGCAAAAAAATCCAGAAGCTCATTGACCAATCAGCCCGCCTTTCCTAA
- a CDS encoding M20/M25/M40 family metallo-hydrolase, whose protein sequence is MSAIHSPEIRTMHKEKLIRLTRSILSQPTAPFHEDKVKAEIRVQLEKLRSVTVQEDAFGNLIVRYNHGKSRTRYAFSVHMDHPGWVQKPGAPAGEMTFLGGVKKEYLDKGTVQSFGKFGMWNIPAFDVKDDKIYGRACDDLIGCAAMIAMLSDLEENAVVANVLVFFTRAEEVGFLGAIHLAKSRHVLKNITLLSIETSAEVPPAKMGAGPIVRVGDRSSIFDPEVTLQLTQLARKHKIPHQRCLMSGGTCEGTAYQNFGIRTGALCIALGNYHNCGQSMNIAREYVSLSDMIGLIELCVSLVSEVPAPNTFHKDMRRDLEQNSRNYEPYYVPEPVPLKRAAAKKPVVKKRAR, encoded by the coding sequence ATGTCAGCCATTCATTCGCCTGAAATTCGCACGATGCACAAGGAAAAGCTCATTCGCCTCACTCGATCCATCCTTTCGCAACCCACCGCGCCGTTTCACGAGGACAAGGTGAAGGCCGAGATTCGGGTGCAACTCGAAAAGCTGCGTTCCGTAACTGTGCAGGAGGACGCCTTTGGCAACCTAATCGTGCGCTACAACCACGGGAAATCGCGCACGCGCTACGCCTTCAGCGTTCACATGGATCATCCGGGCTGGGTGCAAAAACCCGGCGCGCCTGCGGGCGAAATGACCTTTCTCGGCGGTGTGAAAAAGGAGTATCTCGACAAGGGAACCGTGCAGTCTTTTGGGAAATTTGGCATGTGGAATATCCCGGCCTTCGATGTGAAGGACGACAAAATTTACGGTCGCGCCTGCGATGATTTGATCGGCTGCGCGGCGATGATCGCGATGCTTTCCGACCTGGAGGAAAACGCCGTCGTGGCCAATGTGCTGGTGTTTTTTACCCGGGCTGAGGAGGTCGGATTTCTCGGGGCGATTCATCTCGCGAAGTCGCGTCATGTGCTGAAAAACATCACGCTGCTATCCATCGAGACGAGCGCGGAAGTGCCGCCTGCGAAGATGGGCGCGGGGCCCATCGTGCGCGTGGGCGACCGGTCGTCGATTTTCGATCCCGAGGTTACCCTGCAACTCACCCAGCTCGCCCGGAAACACAAAATCCCGCACCAGCGCTGCCTCATGTCGGGCGGCACCTGCGAGGGCACGGCGTATCAGAATTTCGGCATTCGCACCGGCGCACTTTGCATCGCATTGGGCAACTACCACAACTGCGGCCAGAGCATGAATATCGCCCGCGAATACGTTTCCCTGAGCGACATGATCGGGCTGATCGAATTGTGCGTCTCTCTGGTCTCGGAAGTCCCCGCGCCAAACACCTTTCACAAAGACATGCGCCGCGACCTCGAGCAGAACAGCCGCAATTATGAGCCCTACTACGTGCCCGAGCCGGTGCCGTTGAAAAGAGCGGCAGCGAAAAAACCCGTGGTCAAGAAACGGGCTCGATAA
- a CDS encoding SPFH domain-containing protein, whose amino-acid sequence MDTTHIIIWASIALFGIAVLVFLPRLLGVVYIPHTSVGIIEKLWSARGSLAEGRIIATEGEAGVQSRLLRGGLHFGLVPWQYRIHRAPLVTVAEGRIGYVYAKDGAPLEATQTLGATVQCNHFQEADAFLEKGGQRGRQRAILREGVYAINTGLFVVLTETAIYSMEENGTYPQWQQELAKVGGYRPVVIGGGVMRDNEPVDMIGVVSVQDGPTIPAGDIIAPAIAADHNYFQNAETFLANGGCRGRQLQVLTDGTFFINRWFATIELGQKTLIPIGYVGVVVSYYGGVGSDTTGDTFRYGEQVNPGEKGVWKQALTPGKYPLNPYAVKIELVPTVNFVLRWITGQSENHRYDDQLATIEIITADGYEPLLPLSLVLHIDYQKAPSVVQRFGDVKRLITQTLDPILTAYFRDVAQSSTMLELLTHREEIQKSATTELSRRFQEFDINCVAVLIGRPETRAQDIGNDPIEKLFDQLRIRRLAEEQRETYSKQQEAAVHLKALKEAEAVAGKQAELTQSKVEIEVAANRAEAQLAEAQRMAKRDITLAEGRAKAQRLEGEGEAAKITQVGLAEASVFQEKIKAYGDPRLFALRDLSERFANSTQPLVPERVFISGGKDGEGGQSGLLQTLLSLLVSEKSGMHIAEPKPARPKHSEPTKTEPS is encoded by the coding sequence ATGGACACGACTCACATTATTATCTGGGCGAGCATCGCTCTCTTTGGCATCGCGGTGCTCGTCTTTCTGCCCCGGCTGCTCGGGGTGGTTTACATTCCGCACACGTCGGTCGGCATTATTGAAAAACTCTGGAGTGCGCGCGGTTCGCTGGCCGAGGGGCGAATTATTGCGACGGAAGGCGAGGCCGGTGTGCAGAGCCGATTGCTGCGTGGCGGGCTGCATTTCGGTCTCGTGCCGTGGCAATATCGCATTCATCGCGCGCCGCTGGTGACGGTGGCCGAGGGGCGCATCGGCTACGTGTATGCGAAGGATGGCGCGCCGCTCGAAGCCACGCAAACCCTAGGTGCCACGGTCCAGTGCAATCACTTTCAAGAGGCCGATGCGTTTCTCGAAAAGGGCGGTCAGCGCGGACGCCAGCGGGCGATCCTGCGTGAGGGCGTGTATGCGATCAACACCGGGCTCTTTGTCGTGCTGACGGAGACGGCGATTTATTCCATGGAGGAAAACGGCACCTATCCGCAGTGGCAGCAGGAGCTCGCCAAGGTGGGCGGTTACCGTCCGGTGGTGATCGGTGGCGGCGTAATGCGCGACAACGAGCCCGTGGACATGATCGGAGTCGTGTCAGTGCAGGATGGACCGACGATTCCGGCGGGCGACATCATTGCGCCAGCGATTGCGGCGGATCACAATTATTTCCAAAACGCGGAGACGTTTCTCGCGAACGGCGGCTGCCGTGGACGCCAGTTGCAGGTGCTGACAGACGGCACATTTTTCATCAACCGCTGGTTTGCCACGATTGAGCTGGGTCAGAAAACACTCATCCCGATCGGCTACGTGGGCGTGGTGGTTTCCTACTACGGCGGCGTCGGCAGCGACACCACGGGCGATACTTTTCGCTACGGCGAACAGGTGAATCCGGGGGAGAAAGGTGTCTGGAAACAGGCGCTGACGCCGGGAAAATATCCGCTCAATCCTTACGCGGTAAAAATCGAACTCGTCCCCACGGTGAATTTCGTGCTCCGCTGGATTACTGGGCAAAGCGAAAACCATCGTTACGACGACCAGTTGGCCACCATTGAGATCATCACTGCCGATGGCTACGAGCCACTCCTGCCGCTGAGTCTTGTGCTCCACATTGATTACCAAAAAGCGCCCTCGGTCGTGCAGCGTTTCGGCGATGTGAAACGGCTCATCACACAGACACTCGACCCGATTCTCACCGCGTATTTCCGCGATGTGGCGCAGAGCTCGACCATGCTGGAACTGCTCACGCACCGGGAAGAAATTCAGAAGAGCGCCACAACTGAGTTGAGCCGTCGTTTCCAGGAATTCGACATCAACTGCGTCGCTGTGCTCATCGGTCGTCCCGAGACGCGGGCGCAGGACATTGGCAACGATCCGATTGAGAAGCTTTTTGATCAACTTCGCATCCGCCGTCTCGCCGAGGAACAGCGCGAGACCTATTCCAAACAGCAGGAGGCCGCCGTCCATCTCAAGGCGCTGAAGGAAGCCGAGGCGGTCGCTGGAAAACAAGCCGAACTTACGCAGTCGAAGGTCGAAATCGAAGTCGCCGCCAACCGCGCCGAAGCCCAGCTCGCCGAGGCGCAGCGCATGGCCAAACGCGACATCACACTGGCCGAGGGCCGCGCCAAAGCCCAGCGACTGGAAGGTGAGGGCGAGGCCGCGAAGATCACGCAAGTCGGTCTGGCCGAGGCCAGTGTGTTTCAGGAAAAGATCAAGGCTTACGGCGATCCTCGTTTGTTTGCGCTGCGCGATCTCTCGGAGCGGTTTGCGAATTCCACGCAGCCGCTCGTGCCTGAGCGCGTCTTCATTTCCGGCGGAAAAGACGGCGAAGGAGGCCAGTCTGGTTTGCTGCAAACCTTGCTCAGTCTGCTCGTTTCCGAAAAGAGCGGGATGCACATCGCCGAGCCGAAACCGGCCCGTCCGAAACATTCCGAGCCGACGAAAACTGAGCCGAGTTAG
- a CDS encoding pyridoxamine 5'-phosphate oxidase family protein — translation MSKQHAQINTELADWMARQRVFFVATAPLSPDGHINVSPKGGDTFRVLGPLEVAYLDYTGSGAETAAHLRENGRIVVMFCAFDGPPQIVRLHGRGSVIARGDARFEELAALFPENPGTRAIVHVAVSRVSDSCGYSGPLYEFQGQRDTLDRWALNKGPDGLDTYRELKNRQSIDGLPAFVAP, via the coding sequence ATGAGCAAGCAACACGCGCAGATTAATACCGAACTCGCTGACTGGATGGCCAGGCAGCGCGTTTTCTTTGTCGCCACGGCACCACTTTCTCCTGACGGCCACATCAATGTCTCACCCAAGGGCGGCGATACTTTCCGGGTGCTCGGGCCGCTGGAGGTGGCTTATCTGGACTACACGGGCAGTGGCGCTGAGACGGCGGCGCATCTGCGCGAGAACGGGCGCATCGTAGTGATGTTTTGTGCCTTCGATGGACCACCGCAGATTGTGCGTTTGCACGGGCGCGGCTCGGTGATCGCGCGGGGCGATGCACGGTTTGAAGAGTTGGCGGCGCTCTTTCCAGAGAATCCCGGTACGCGGGCGATTGTGCATGTAGCGGTGTCGCGGGTGTCGGATTCCTGCGGCTACAGCGGGCCGCTCTATGAGTTCCAAGGTCAACGCGACACGCTGGACCGCTGGGCTCTCAACAAAGGCCCGGACGGGCTCGATACTTATCGAGAACTCAAGAATCGTCAGAGCATCGACGGCCTCCCTGCCTTCGTTGCCCCGTGA